Proteins encoded together in one Lepisosteus oculatus isolate fLepOcu1 chromosome 2, fLepOcu1.hap2, whole genome shotgun sequence window:
- the ap3m2 gene encoding AP-3 complex subunit mu-2: MIHSLFLVNSSGDIFLEKHWKSVVSRSVCDYFFEAQERASEPENVPPVIPTPHHYLISVLRHRIYFVAVIQSEVPPLFVIEFLHRVVDTFQDYFGVCSEAAIKDNVVVVYELLEEMLDNGFPLATESNILKELIKPPTILRTVVNTITGSTNVGEQLPTGQLSVVPWRRTGVKYTNNEAYFDVVEEIDAIIDKSGSTITAEIQGVIDACVKLSGMPDLTLSFMNPRLLDDVSFHPCVRFKRWEAERILSFIPPDGNFRLLSYHVSSQNLVAIPVYVKHNISFREGSSLGRFELTLGPKQTMGKAVEAVLVTSQLPRGVLTANLTPSQGTFTFDPVTKMLTWDVGKINPQKLPSLKGTMSLQAGASKPDENPTINIQFKIQQLAISGLKVNRLDMYGEKYKPFKGIKYMTKAGKFQVRT, encoded by the exons ATGATCCACAGCCTGTTCCTGGTGAACTCCTCGGGCGACATCTTCCTGGAGAAGCACTGGAAGAGCGTGGTGAGCCGCTCCGTGTGCGACTACTTCTTCGAGGCGCAGGAGCGGGCGTCGGAGCCGGAGAACGTGCCGCCCGTCATCCCCACGCCACACCACTACCTCATCAGCGTGCTGCGCCACCGCATCTACTTCGTGGCTGTCATCCAGAGCGAGGTCCCGCCCCTCTTCGTCATCGAGTTCTTGCACAGGGTCGTGGACACCTTCCAG GACTATTTTGGAGTGTGCTCAGAGGCAGCCATCAAGGACAATGTTGTGGTTGTGTATGAGCTGCTGGAGGAGATGCTGGATAATGGCTTCCCGCTGGCCACTGAGTCCAACATCCTGAAGGAGCTCATCAAGCCCCCCACCATCCTGCGCACTGTCGTCAACACTATCACAG GCAGCACCAACGTGGGAGAGCAGCTCCCGACTGGCCAGCTGTCAGTGGTGCCGTGGCGCCGCACTGGTGTAAAGTACACCAACAACGAGGCCTACTTCGACGTGGTGGAGGAGATCGACGCCATCATCGACAAGTCAG GCTCCACCATCACCGCCGAGATCCAGGGAGTGATCGATGCCTGTGTGAAGCTGTCGGGGATGCCCGATCTCACCCTCTCCTTCATG AACCCGCGTCTCCTGGACGATGTCAGTTTCCACCCATGTGTTCGCTTCAAGCGCTGGGAGGCCGAGAGGATCCTGTCCTTCATCCCCCCCGACGGCAACTTCCGCCTGCTGTCCTACCACGTCAGCTCGCAGAA CTTGGTGGCTATCCCAGTTTACGTGAAGCATAACATCAGTTTCCGGGAGGGCAGCTCCCTGGGGCGCTTCGAGCTGACCCTGGGGCCCAAGCAGACCATGGGCAAGGCGGTGGAGGCTGTGCTGGTGACCTCCCAGCTGCCCCGTGGCGTGCTGACCGCCAACCTCACCCCCTCGCAGGGCACCTTCACGTTCGACCCCGTCACCAAG ATGCTGACGTGGGATGTTGGGAAGATCAACCCCCAGAAACTGCCCAGTCTGAAGGGAACTATGAGCCTGCAGGCCGGGGCCTCCAAACCTGATGAGAATCCGACGATTAACATCCAGTTCAAGATACAGCAACTCGCCATCTCCG GTCTGAAGGTGAATCGTCTGGACATGTACGGGGAGAAGTACAAACCCTTCAAGGGCATCAAGTACATGACCAAAGCGGGCAAGTTCCAGGTCCGAACATAG